The sequence below is a genomic window from Corynebacterium afermentans subsp. afermentans.
TACATGGAGTTGTCAGTGGGTGAATGCGCCACCTCGACTTGGAGGTTGTTGTGGCTGGTCGTTGGACTCCGAAAGATGTGAAGGCTACTTCTGTGGCGCGGCTTGTTGCAGGCGATGATGTCGGCGAGATTGCACGTGAGGCCGGTGTGGCAGAGGCCACGGTTTATGAATGGGTCAAGCAAGCAGGCGCACTCCCACCGAAGAAGGCGTTGGCACGTGCACGTGACCAACTCATCGACGAGGCGGTGGCGCTGGTGGCTTCAGGTATGTCGGTACCGGATGCGGCTGCGACGTTAGGCATGTCACCAGGGGCGTTGTACCAGCGGTTGGCGAAAGTCGGTGTGCTGACCGAACTGCAGCAAAAGCCCCGCATCACCCCGCAGCAGAAAGCTGACGCGGTCGCACGGGTGCTGGCTGGTGAGCCGGTTGACAAGGTCGCGGCGGCGTTCGACCGGTCTGCGAATTCGGTGTATCGCTGGGTGCAGCAAGCACGCCAGGAGAAGGCGGGCGGAAACCGTGATGCGTCACAGCGCGCGGACACGCCGGAGGCTTGCACGGTAAAACCACCTGCACACAGCAAAGTTGATTCCGTGCCAGCACCAATGAAAACGCAAGCAGGCCACGCGCCTGTCGACTATGCCGAGGACCGTGTGAAAGTCGGCCGCGGGGTCCGACTGTCGTATGAAGACCGCCTGACGATCCAACATGGGTGCAGCCAGGGAATGTCAGCCAGGCAGATCGCAACGCTGCTGGGGCGCCACCACAGCGTGATCAGCCGGGAAATCGCCCGCAACGGGTGGGAAGTTCCCGGCGAAGACGGTGAGGCCACGGTGTACTACAACGCCCGGCAAGCCGGCCTGGGCGCCAAGGCGCGTGCGCACCGGCCGAAGGTGCGCAAGCTTGACGACAACCCGGCACTTCGTGCTGTGGTGGTGACGTGTCTTGCCCGCCGGTGGTCGCCCGGGCGCATCAGTGTGTGGCTTCAGCATGCTTTCGCCGATGATGAAAGCATGCGTATTTCCCACGAAGCGATCTACAGCGCCTTGTACATCCAGGGCAAAGGCAGCTTGCGCGCCGAGCTTGAAGCGGTGATGAAGACCCAAGATGTGCTCATCCGTGGCGGCAAGCGGCGAAAAGCCCGGCCCCGTAATGCCGGTGTGCTCACCGGTAAGCCGTGGATCAAAGGCGCTGAAATCACCAAGCGCAGCCCAGAGGCTGACGACCGGGCAATCCCCGGGCACTGGGAAGGCGATCTTGTCATCGGCACCGGCGGCAAAAGCGCGCTGATTACCCTGGTGGAGCGCACCAGCCGCTACACCCTGCTTGGTCATCTGCCCACCGAACACACATCGATGACGGTGATTGAAACGATCCAGCAGATGGTCAAAGACCTCAACGCTGAACAGCTCAAGACCATCACCTGGGATCAAGGCGTGGAAATGGCTGAAACCGCACGTGTGCGCATCAAAGACGGCTGCGAGGTGTACTTTTGCGATCCGCACGCGCCATGGCAGCGGCCGACCAACGAGAACACCAACGGTGAGATCCGCCGCCGCTTCTACAAGAAAGGCACCGACTTCGCCGAAGTAACCCCCGAGCACGTCGCCTGGGTACAAGACGAACTCAACGACACACCACGACAAGTCCTCGGCGGAGCAACACCACGTGAGATACTCCAGCAAATATTCAATCGTGGCGCATTAACCGCTTGATCCCGCCCATCAACCTTCCACTTTCCATTCTTCCGGCTCAGAGTATTGAGGGGTCTGGGACCGGGTCCGTAAACCCTTTATGTTTTTCGCGCACAGCGGTTTTTAGCGACGCACCCTATAGGTTTTCCGCAGAACCTATATGTGTTTCTGTGCACCCCCATATGTTGTCTGTTTCTAG
It includes:
- a CDS encoding IS30 family transposase — protein: MKTQAGHAPVDYAEDRVKVGRGVRLSYEDRLTIQHGCSQGMSARQIATLLGRHHSVISREIARNGWEVPGEDGEATVYYNARQAGLGAKARAHRPKVRKLDDNPALRAVVVTCLARRWSPGRISVWLQHAFADDESMRISHEAIYSALYIQGKGSLRAELEAVMKTQDVLIRGGKRRKARPRNAGVLTGKPWIKGAEITKRSPEADDRAIPGHWEGDLVIGTGGKSALITLVERTSRYTLLGHLPTEHTSMTVIETIQQMVKDLNAEQLKTITWDQGVEMAETARVRIKDGCEVYFCDPHAPWQRPTNENTNGEIRRRFYKKGTDFAEVTPEHVAWVQDELNDTPRQVLGGATPREILQQIFNRGALTA